One stretch of Anas acuta chromosome W, bAnaAcu1.1, whole genome shotgun sequence DNA includes these proteins:
- the LOC137846949 gene encoding mediator of DNA damage checkpoint protein 1-like — protein sequence MEVALGSLGGSMATSVFDCTHLVTDRVRRTVKFLCAVARGVPIVTPKWLHESARSGRVLAPGSFLVRDSQQERHFGFSLSQALSRARRHPLLQGYEVHVTPSVRPEPEQMRDIVTCSGGTFLPTMPCTYGPRRLVISCGEDSGCWAPALSARLPLASAELLLTGLLRQRLQLQDFLLAPPDTPPGPSGVPQDPPPKSPQPPPASPRQLRAPPAAQGRTRRHPQPRNK from the exons ATGGAGGTGGCCCTGGGCTCGCTGGGGGGGTCCATGGCCACCTCCGTCTTCGACTGCACCCACCTGGTGACCGACCGCGTCCGGCGCACCGTCAAGTTCCTCTGCGCGGTGGCACGGGGCGTCCCCATCGTCACCCCCAAGTGGCTCCACGAG agTGCCCGCAGTGGCCGCGTGCTGGCCCCAGGGTCCTTCCTGGTGCGTGACAGCCAGCAGGAACGTCACTTCGGCTTCAGCTTGTCCCAGGCCCTCAGCCGTGCCCGCCGCCACCCCTTGCTCCAG gGCTACGAGGTCCACGTCACCCCCAGCGTCCGCCCCGAGCCCGAGCAGATGCGGGACATCGTCACCTGCAGCGGTGGCACCTTCCTGCCCACCATGCCCTGCACCTACGGG CCCCGGAGGCTGGTGATCTCCTGCGGGGAGGATTCGGGGTGCTGGGCGCCGGCGCTGAGCGCCCGCCTGCCCCTGGCCTCGGCCGAGCTCCTCCTCACCGGGCTCCTGCGGCAGCGCCTCCAGCTCCAGGACTTCCTCCTCGCCCCCCCGGACACCCCCCCAGGTCCCTCGGGGGTCCCCCAAGATCCCCCCCCAAAGTCCCCTCAACCTCCTCCGGCGTCCCCTCGGCAGCTCCGGGCCCCCCCCGCGGCGCAGGGCAGGACGCGGCGGCACCCACAACCCCGGAATAAATGA
- the LOC137846948 gene encoding ctenidin-1-like, whose protein sequence is MWTSDVTGATSPTEVSPELLKPLVDVVAAMGKLGATSGDIPLAKPGESLRGGLLTFRAGVREAVIHRYGEAARLRRALATTATEGPGGPRGHRGGHRQRLAEGGGHRGGRLGQAEGGGHRPEGRLRGGRQNWGHRRGHRRGRHGRAEGGDCPGERGLQESAGCHPPPAAGLGAHRAGREDGSPRCAAGGGPGAAAGGQQGHRGGCGGWRRAWGMPRSGDSARRWPASF, encoded by the exons ATGTGGACGTCGGATGTCACCGgggccaccagccccactgag GTGTCCCCGGAGCTGCTGAAGCCGCTGGTGGACGTGGTGGCCGCCATGGGCAAGCTGGGGGCCACCAGCGGGGACATTCCCCTGGCCAAGCCGGGGGAATCGCTGCGGGGTGGCCTCCTCACCTTCAGGGCCGGCGTGCGCGAGGCCGTGATCCACCGCTACGGGGAGGCCGCCCGCCTGCGCCGAGCCCTGGCCACCACCGCCACCGAAGGGCCCGGTGGCCCCCGCGGCCACCGCGGTGGCCACCGTCAGCGGCTGGCTGAAGGCGGTGGCCACCGTGGAGGCCGCCTGGGCCAAGCTGAAGGCGGAGGCCACCGGCCTGAAGGACGCCTGCGCGGTGGTCGCCAAAACTGGGGCCACCGCCGGGGCCACCGCCGGGGCCGCCATGGGCGAGCTGAGGGAGGCGATTGCCCGGGAGAACGAGGCCTGCAAGAATCTGCGGGCTGCCACCCACCTCCTGCCGCTGGCCTTGGAGCCCACCGAGCCGGCCGAGAAGATGGAAGCCCACGATGCGCGGCTGGCGGGGGCCCAGGCGCAGCTGCAGGCGGCCAGCAAGGCCACCGAGGAGGTTGCGGCGGGTGGCGGCGCGCGTGGGGAATGCCAAGGAGTGGGGACAGCGCGCGGCGGTGGCCTGCGAGCTTTTAG
- the CCHCR1 gene encoding coiled-coil alpha-helical rod protein 1 isoform X1 encodes MQCAAGGYWGILGAGAMAEGPPGPPGLWGLVPPSHFVLRPPSPSTSRSLGAELEAERRRSQALGAELEAERGRSQALGAELEAERRRSQALGAELEAERRRSQSLGAELGAEKGRGQAEGVGPGQEPPAGEEAPELLQARLSALSHILALQERELERELPPPGVPLAMAPPRLRALLGRWRAKVFALLVQLRAQEEAQRGLRAQVGALGAEVAAGRRRGARLELRLREREASAELLRREAERLAQEVARQRGRAEAAEEALGGLAQAVARLAVAVTGREAAVTAATGALGGLSARLHRAGRRLRVLRGLVAPLVALDRLQWQQEPAGDNLVAEVTGGARPPAGTQHSGVASGLVEVTRDEVTRDEVTPCGDRTSVPPGRVALGSLVTQLQALGAAILRDDGDIGTPP; translated from the exons ATGCAGTGCGCGgctggggggtactgggggatactgggag CAGGTGCCATGGCCGAGGGTCCCCCGGGGCCACCAG gtctGTGGGGCCTTGTCCCCCCATCACACTTTGTGCtccgcccccccagccccagtaCCAG CAGGTCCCTGGGGGCGGAGCTTGAGGCCGAGAGGAGGCGGAGCCAAGCCCTGGGGGCGGAGCTTGAAGCAGAAAGGGGGCGGAGCCAAGCCCTGGGGGCGGAGCTTGAAGCCGAGAGGAGGCGGAGCCAAGCCCTGGGGGCGGAGCTTGAGGCTGAGAGGAGGCGGAGCCAGAGCCTGGGGGCGGAGCTTGGAGCAGAAAAGGGGCGGGGCCAGGCCGAGGGGGTGGGGCCTGGCCAGGAGCCACCTGCGGGGGAG gaggcCCCGGAGCTGCTCCAGGCCCGGCTCAGCGCCCTGAGCCacatcctggccctgcaggagcGCGAGCTGGAGCGAGAg ctgcccccccccggggtgccTCTGGCCAtggcccccccccggctgcggGCGCTGCTGGGGCGCTGGCGGGCCAAGGTCTTCGCCCTCCTGGTGCAGCTGCGGGCGcaggaggaggctcagagggGGCTACGGGCGCAG GTGGGGGCGCTGGGGGCGGAGGtggcggcggggaggcggcggggggcgagGCTGGAGCTGAGGCTGCGGGAGAGGGAGGCCAGCGCCGAGCTGCTGAGGAGGGAGGCTGAG CGCCTGGCGCAGGAGGTGGcgcggcagcggggccgggcagagGCGGCCGAGGAGGCACTGGGGGGACTGGCCCAGGCGGTCGCCag gctggcGGTGGCGGTGACAGGGCGCGAGGCCGCGGTGACAGCGGCCACCGGGGCCTTGGGTGGCCTCAGCGCCCGCCTGCACCGCGCGGGGCGGCGGCTGCGGGTCCTGCGGG ggctggtggcCCCGCTGGTGGCCCTGGACCggctgcagtggcagcaggagccGGCGGGTGACAA CTTGGTGGCCGAGGTGACAGGAGGAGCCCGTCCGCCTGCGGGGACACAGCACAGTG GGGTGGCCTCAGGGCTGGTGGAGGTGACACGGGACGAGGTGACACGGGACGAG GTCACCCCCTGTGGGGACAGGACGAGCGTACCCCCTGGCAGAG TGGCGCTGGGCTCCCTGGTGACACAGCTGCAGGCCCTGGGTGCCGCCATCCTCAGGGACGATGGGGACATCGGGACCCCCCCCTGA
- the CCHCR1 gene encoding coiled-coil alpha-helical rod protein 1 isoform X2: MQCAAGGYWGILGAGAMAEGPPGPPGLWGLVPPSHFVLRPPSPSTSRSLGAELEAERRRSQALGAELEAERGRSQALGAELEAERRRSQALGAELEAERRRSQSLGAELGAEKGRGQAEGVGPGQEPPAGEEAPELLQARLSALSHILALQERELERELPPPGVPLAMAPPRLRALLGRWRAKVFALLVQLRAQEEAQRGLRAQVGALGAEVAAGRRRGARLELRLREREASAELLRREAERLAQEVARQRGRAEAAEEALGGLAQAVARLAVAVTGREAAVTAATGALGGLSARLHRAGRRLRVLRGLVAPLVALDRLQWQQEPAGDNLVAEVTGGARPPAGTQHSGVASGLVEVTRDEVTPCGDRTSVPPGRVALGSLVTQLQALGAAILRDDGDIGTPP; encoded by the exons ATGCAGTGCGCGgctggggggtactgggggatactgggag CAGGTGCCATGGCCGAGGGTCCCCCGGGGCCACCAG gtctGTGGGGCCTTGTCCCCCCATCACACTTTGTGCtccgcccccccagccccagtaCCAG CAGGTCCCTGGGGGCGGAGCTTGAGGCCGAGAGGAGGCGGAGCCAAGCCCTGGGGGCGGAGCTTGAAGCAGAAAGGGGGCGGAGCCAAGCCCTGGGGGCGGAGCTTGAAGCCGAGAGGAGGCGGAGCCAAGCCCTGGGGGCGGAGCTTGAGGCTGAGAGGAGGCGGAGCCAGAGCCTGGGGGCGGAGCTTGGAGCAGAAAAGGGGCGGGGCCAGGCCGAGGGGGTGGGGCCTGGCCAGGAGCCACCTGCGGGGGAG gaggcCCCGGAGCTGCTCCAGGCCCGGCTCAGCGCCCTGAGCCacatcctggccctgcaggagcGCGAGCTGGAGCGAGAg ctgcccccccccggggtgccTCTGGCCAtggcccccccccggctgcggGCGCTGCTGGGGCGCTGGCGGGCCAAGGTCTTCGCCCTCCTGGTGCAGCTGCGGGCGcaggaggaggctcagagggGGCTACGGGCGCAG GTGGGGGCGCTGGGGGCGGAGGtggcggcggggaggcggcggggggcgagGCTGGAGCTGAGGCTGCGGGAGAGGGAGGCCAGCGCCGAGCTGCTGAGGAGGGAGGCTGAG CGCCTGGCGCAGGAGGTGGcgcggcagcggggccgggcagagGCGGCCGAGGAGGCACTGGGGGGACTGGCCCAGGCGGTCGCCag gctggcGGTGGCGGTGACAGGGCGCGAGGCCGCGGTGACAGCGGCCACCGGGGCCTTGGGTGGCCTCAGCGCCCGCCTGCACCGCGCGGGGCGGCGGCTGCGGGTCCTGCGGG ggctggtggcCCCGCTGGTGGCCCTGGACCggctgcagtggcagcaggagccGGCGGGTGACAA CTTGGTGGCCGAGGTGACAGGAGGAGCCCGTCCGCCTGCGGGGACACAGCACAGTG GGGTGGCCTCAGGGCTGGTGGAGGTGACACGGGACGAG GTCACCCCCTGTGGGGACAGGACGAGCGTACCCCCTGGCAGAG TGGCGCTGGGCTCCCTGGTGACACAGCTGCAGGCCCTGGGTGCCGCCATCCTCAGGGACGATGGGGACATCGGGACCCCCCCCTGA
- the LOC137846947 gene encoding uncharacterized protein, with amino-acid sequence MASAQLTSALAMASAATSQGVKALVRLANALGTPEEMPEAQEEVEEAVAEAERTLRRLDQVQMAMLATKAAEEPGLEATSIYRTLVAITEARVKELEREQKRNRRQQKLLVVLRNVALGLLLLCTPLLSFDAVREALGVTQEGHLVPCLATILLVCQVAAWASERSGHHLATALDQQRHQLTRYGHLADATRPPNVPQDKWEVSVAQRKLEKVANQLRQLLGALEDDLQDARGFPATTRALGTAAVALGTVTQDEEATRRLVEALRLLPGEVVVQP; translated from the exons ATGGCCTCCGCTCAGCTGACCTCGGCGCTGGCCATGGCCTCGGCGGCCACCTCGCAGGGCGTGAAGGCACTGGTGAGACTGGCCAACGCGCTGGGGACACCGGAGGAGATGCCGGAGGCACAGGAGGAGGTCGAGGAGGCGGTGGCGGAGGCCGAGAGGACCCTGAGGAGGCTGGACCAGGTGCAGATGGCCATGCTTGCCACCAAGGCGGCGGAGGAGCCGGGGCTGGAGGCCACGAGCATCTACAGGACCTTGGTGGCCATCACCGAGGCCAGGGTCAAGGAGCTGGAGCGGGAGCAGAAGCGGAACCGGCGGCAGCAGAAGCTCCTGGTGGTGCTGCGCAACGtcgccctggggctgctgctgctctgcacccccCTGC TGTCCTTCGACGcggtgcgggaggcgctggggGTGACACAGGAGGGCCACCTCGTCCCCTGCCTGGCCACCATCCTGCTGGTGTGCCAGGTGGCCGCCTGGGCCTCCGAGCGCTCCGGCCACCACCTGGCCACCGCCTTGGACCAGCAACGTCACCAACTGACCCGTTACGGTCACCTGGCCGACGCCACCCgcccccccaatgtcccccaagACAAATGGGAGGTCTCGGTGGCCCAACGGAAGCTGGAGAAGGTGGCCAACCAGTTGCGGCAgctactgggagcactggaggACGACCTGCAGGACGCCCGCGGCTTCCCCGCCACCACCCGCGCCTTGGGGACAGCCGCGGTGGCCTTGGGGACGGTGACCCAGGACGAGGAGGCGACGCGGAGGCTGGTGGAGGCGCTGCGGCTGCTGcccggggaggtggtggtgcAGCCGTAG
- the FLOT1 gene encoding LOW QUALITY PROTEIN: flotillin-1 (The sequence of the model RefSeq protein was modified relative to this genomic sequence to represent the inferred CDS: inserted 1 base in 1 codon; deleted 1 base in 1 codon) — MFFTCGPNEAMVVSGFCRSPPVMVAGGRVLVVPCLQQIQRISLNTLTLNVRSEKVYTRHGVPISVTGRGQVKIQGQNKEMLAAACQMFLGKSESEIAQIALETLEGHQRAIMAHMTVEVNYKDRQKFSEQVFNXASSDLVNMGISVVSYTLKDIHDDQGGTDYLHSLGKGRTAQVQRDARVGEAEAKRDAGIREARARQEQVSAQLLSETAMAQAQRDFQVQQALCDAAVNARKAQADLAYQLQVARTKQQIEEQRAQVLVVERAQQAQLQEHEIGRRERELEATVRKPAEAERYRLERLAEAERLQVMTQAEAEAEAMRVTGAARAAAVAARARAEAAQTEAKAEAFGQFREAAVVDMVLQRLPQVAEAVAQPLLGTRRVTLVAGGSGDIGVSRLPGEILDVVTRLPAAVEALTGVSVTQAAQKKSDCVA; from the exons ATGTTCTTCACGTGCGGCCCTAACGAGGCCATGGTGGTGTCGG GTTTCtgccgcagcccccccgtgaTGGTGGCCGGGGGCCGGGTGCTGGTGGTGCCGTGTCTGCAGCAGATCCAGCG gatCTCCCTCAACACCCTGACCCTCAACGTGCGCAGTGAGAAGGTGTACACCCGCCACGGCGTCCCCATCTCTGTCACTGGCA GGGGGCAGGTGAAGATccaggggcagaacaaggagatGCTGGCGGCCGCCTGCCAGATGTTCCTGGGCAAGTCGGAGAGCGAGATCGCCCAGATCGCCCTGGAGACCCTGGAGGGCCACCAGCGCGCCATCATGGCCCACATGACCGTGGAGGTGA ATTACAAGGACCGGCAGAAGTTTTCGGAGCAGGTTTTCA GTGCCTCGTCCGACCTGGTCAACATGGGGATCAGCGTGGTCAGCTACACCCTGAAGGACATCCATGATGACCAAGGTGGCACT gatTACCTGCACTCGCTGGGGAAGGGCCGCACGGCGCAGGTGCAGCGTGATGCCCGCGTG GGTGAGGCCGAGGCCAAGCGGGACGCCGGCATCCGC GAGGCGCGGGCGCGCCAGGAGCAGGTTTCGGCGCAGCTGCTGAGCGAGACGGCGATGGCGCAGGCCCAGCGGGACTTCCAGGTGCAGCAGGCTCTCTGCGACGCCGCCGTCAACGCCCGCAAAGCCCAGGCCGACCTGGCCTACCAGCTGCAG GTGGCAAGGACGAAGCAGCAGATCGAGGAGCAGCGGGCGCAGGTGCTGGTGGTGGAGCGGGCACAGCAGGcgcagctgcaggagcacgAGATCGGGCGCCGCGAGCGCGAGCTGGAGGCCACCGTCCGCAAACCCGCCGAGGCCGAGCGCTATCGCCTGGAGCGGCTGGCTGAGGCTGAGCG GTTGCAGGTGATGACCCAGGCGGAGGCGGAGGCGGAGGCCATGCGG GTGACGGGGGCGGCGCGGGCGGCAGCGGTGGCCGCCCGGGCACGGGCGGAGGCGGCGCAGACGGAGGCCAAGGCTGAGGCTTTCGGGCAGTTCCGCGAGGCCGCCGTGGTTGATATGGTGCTGCAGAGGCTGCCCCAG GTGGCGGAGGCGGTGGCGCAGCCGCTGCTGGGGACACGCCGGGTGACGCTGGTGGCCGGTGGCTCCGGGGACATCGGGGTGTCGCGGCTCCCCGGCGAGATCCTGGACGTCGTCACCCGCCTGCCCGCCGCCGTCGAGGCCCTGACAGGTGTCAGCGTCACCCAG GCTGCCCAGAAGAAGTCCGACTGCGTGGCCTGA
- the LOC137846688 gene encoding tubulin beta chain-like, whose amino-acid sequence MGTLLISKIREEYPDRIMNTFSVVPSPKVSDTVVEPYNATLSVHQLVENTDETYCIDNEALYDICFRTLKLTTPTYGDLNHLVSATMSGVTTCLRFPGQLNADLRKLAVNMVPFPRLHFFMPGFAPLTSRGSQQYRALTVPELTQQVFDAKNMMAACDPRHGRYLTVAAVFRGRMSMKEVDEQMLNVQNKNSSYFVEWIPNNVKTAVCDIPPRGLKMAVTFIGNSTAIQELFKRISEQFTAMFRRKAFLHWYTGEGMDEMEFTEAESNMNDLVSEYQQYQDATAEEEEDFGEEAEEET is encoded by the coding sequence ATGGGCACCCTCCTGATCTCCAAAATCCGCGAGGAGTACCCCGACCGCATCATGAACACCTTCAGCGTCGTCCCGTCCCCCAAGGTGTCGGACACGGTGGTGGAGCCCTACAACGCCACCCTGTCGGTCCACCAGCTGGTGGAGAACACGGACGAGACCTACTGCATCGACAACGAGGCCCTCTACGACATCTGCTTCCGCACCCTCAAGCTCACCACCCCCACCTACGGCGACCTCAACCACCTCGTCTCGGCCACCATGAGCGGCGTCACCACCTGCCTGCGCTTCCCCGGGCAGCTCAACGCCGACCTGCGCAAGCTGGCGGTCAACATGGTGCCCTTCCCTCGCCTCCACTTCTTCATGCCCGGCTTCGCCCCGCTGACGTCCCGCGGCTCCCAGCAGTACCGCGCCCTCACCGTCCCCGAGCTCACCCAGCAGGTCTTCGACGCCAAGAACATGATGGCCGCCTGCGACCCACGCCACGGCCGCTACCTCACCGTGGCCGCCGTCTTCCGCGGCCGCATGTCCATGAAGGAGGTGGACGAGCAGATGCTGAACGTGCAGAACAAGAACAGCTCCTACTTCGTCGAGTGGATCCCCAACAACGTCAAGACGGCCGTCTGCGACATCCCCCCCCGCGGGCTGAAGATGGCCGTCACCTTCATCGGCAACAGCACGGCCATCCAGGAGCTCTTCAAGCGCATCTCGGAGCAGTTCACGGCCATGTTCCGCCGCAAGGCCTTCCTGCACTGGTACACGGGCGAGGGCATGGACGAGATGGAGTTCACCGAGGCCGAGAGCAACATGAACGACCTGGTGTCCGAGTACCAGCAGTACCAGGACGCCAccgccgaggaggaggaggacttCGGCGAAGAGGCTGAAGAGGAGACCTAA
- the CCHCR1 gene encoding coiled-coil alpha-helical rod protein 1 isoform X3, whose product MQCAAGGYWGILGAGAMAEGPPGPPGLWGLVPPSHFVLRPPSPSTSRSLGAELEAERRRSQALGAELEAERGRSQALGAELEAERRRSQALGAELEAERRRSQSLGAELGAEKGRGQAEGVGPGQEPPAGEEAPELLQARLSALSHILALQERELERELPPPGVPLAMAPPRLRALLGRWRAKVFALLVQLRAQEEAQRGLRAQVGALGAEVAAGRRRGARLELRLREREASAELLRREAERLAQEVARQRGRAEAAEEALGGLAQAVARLAVAVTGREAAVTAATGALGGLSARLHRAGRRLRVLRGLVAPLVALDRLQWQQEPAGDKGGLRAGGGDTGRGDTGRGDTGRGHRVTPCGDRTSVPPGRVALGSLVTQLQALGAAILRDDGDIGTPP is encoded by the exons ATGCAGTGCGCGgctggggggtactgggggatactgggag CAGGTGCCATGGCCGAGGGTCCCCCGGGGCCACCAG gtctGTGGGGCCTTGTCCCCCCATCACACTTTGTGCtccgcccccccagccccagtaCCAG CAGGTCCCTGGGGGCGGAGCTTGAGGCCGAGAGGAGGCGGAGCCAAGCCCTGGGGGCGGAGCTTGAAGCAGAAAGGGGGCGGAGCCAAGCCCTGGGGGCGGAGCTTGAAGCCGAGAGGAGGCGGAGCCAAGCCCTGGGGGCGGAGCTTGAGGCTGAGAGGAGGCGGAGCCAGAGCCTGGGGGCGGAGCTTGGAGCAGAAAAGGGGCGGGGCCAGGCCGAGGGGGTGGGGCCTGGCCAGGAGCCACCTGCGGGGGAG gaggcCCCGGAGCTGCTCCAGGCCCGGCTCAGCGCCCTGAGCCacatcctggccctgcaggagcGCGAGCTGGAGCGAGAg ctgcccccccccggggtgccTCTGGCCAtggcccccccccggctgcggGCGCTGCTGGGGCGCTGGCGGGCCAAGGTCTTCGCCCTCCTGGTGCAGCTGCGGGCGcaggaggaggctcagagggGGCTACGGGCGCAG GTGGGGGCGCTGGGGGCGGAGGtggcggcggggaggcggcggggggcgagGCTGGAGCTGAGGCTGCGGGAGAGGGAGGCCAGCGCCGAGCTGCTGAGGAGGGAGGCTGAG CGCCTGGCGCAGGAGGTGGcgcggcagcggggccgggcagagGCGGCCGAGGAGGCACTGGGGGGACTGGCCCAGGCGGTCGCCag gctggcGGTGGCGGTGACAGGGCGCGAGGCCGCGGTGACAGCGGCCACCGGGGCCTTGGGTGGCCTCAGCGCCCGCCTGCACCGCGCGGGGCGGCGGCTGCGGGTCCTGCGGG ggctggtggcCCCGCTGGTGGCCCTGGACCggctgcagtggcagcaggagccGGCGGGTGACAA GGGTGGCCTCAGGGCTGGTGGAGGTGACACGGGACGAGGTGACACGGGACGAGGTGACacagggaggggacacagg GTCACCCCCTGTGGGGACAGGACGAGCGTACCCCCTGGCAGAG TGGCGCTGGGCTCCCTGGTGACACAGCTGCAGGCCCTGGGTGCCGCCATCCTCAGGGACGATGGGGACATCGGGACCCCCCCCTGA